Sequence from the bacterium genome:
AAGGACGGCAATATTGTAGAGGCTGAAGTATTATCCGGAAAGTATTTGATTTACGAGTACCGGGCTGACCCGGAATACAGCTTTGCCGCGGCCGACAGCGGTTTCCTGCTCGGAAAACTTGAATCAAACAAGAAACCGGCCGATACCACCGGCGCCTACGGGCGCAAACTTCGGCAGGATGTGACAAGCAAATACGAGATATTCACCGGCTTTAAATTCTAATTTCATCCATACATTTGATATATTTTAAATGGAAAACGTATCACCAACCAGAATGAACCTGCTGGGCCGCAAGGCCCAGGTGTCCCTGGCCAAACAGGGCGTGGACCTGCTTAAAAAGAAACGGGACGCCTTGGTCACCGACTTTTTTGTGGTGGTCAAGAACTCCCTGGCCTCCCGGGAACAGCTGAACCAGACCTCCCAGCAGGCGGTGGAATTGCTGAATATGGCGGTGGCCTTTGAAGGCCGCCAGCCTTTGGAGTCCTCGGCCCTGCCGGGCCGCCGAGATATCCGGCTCAACGTCTCGGAAAAGAACGTCTGGGGCATCAAGATCCCGGAGGTCTCGGCCGACAGCGTGGTGCGCGACCAGTTCACCCGGGGATACAGCCCCACCGCGGCCACCCACCGTTCGCTGAAGACGGCGGATTCCTTTGAACAGATGATCGACCTGTTGATAGTGGTGGCCGGCAGCGAGACCCGGCTAAAGCGCCTGGGTTCCGAGATCAAGAAAACCACCCGCCGGGTCAACGCCCTGGAGCAGGTGGTGATCCCCAGGATATACCGGGAGATGAGCTACATCAAGGGCGTGCTGGAGCAGAGGGAGCGGGAGGACATCTTTAGGCTTAAGATGATCAAGAAGAAAGGCGAAGAGTGAAACTTCGCCTTAAACTTTATCCGGCCCTGCTGCTCCTGGTCATTTCATGCTGCGGCTGTTTTTCGGTGGATGTCCAGACCGCGGTCAACCGCCGGGGCGGCGGTACCAGGACGGTTGAGATAGTGATGGATCCGATGATGGCCGGGCTTTACAAGAAGACCGGCGGTTCGGGAAAGCTTTTCCGCATCCCGGGCCAGGGCCTGCAGGAAAAGCCGGGAGTAAAATTGACCGGCTCCG
This genomic interval carries:
- a CDS encoding V-type ATP synthase subunit D; amino-acid sequence: MENVSPTRMNLLGRKAQVSLAKQGVDLLKKKRDALVTDFFVVVKNSLASREQLNQTSQQAVELLNMAVAFEGRQPLESSALPGRRDIRLNVSEKNVWGIKIPEVSADSVVRDQFTRGYSPTAATHRSLKTADSFEQMIDLLIVVAGSETRLKRLGSEIKKTTRRVNALEQVVIPRIYREMSYIKGVLEQREREDIFRLKMIKKKGEE